CGGGCCAGCCCTGATGGGCTTCCATTACCTCGGAACGGGGATCATAATCCTCCGGCAGAGCATATTGTTTTATGGTTTCCAGGGCAGGATAGCTTTTGAAGCCATACTCGCTCATAAAACGGCCAACATTGGATGTGTAGGAACTCAGAGGAATGTCCTTCTTTATAATTTCCCAGTAGTGGAAATCTCCAGAAGTCAGTTCCGGCGGTCCGAGCATAAAGGAAGAGGGTGAAGACGGCCGGTAAGGGCGTTCCGGATCATATTTTTCCAGTACCGACGGAATGGTCTCATGAAACAGCTTTTTATATTCATCAAAAGCTTTCTTAACAAAGGGTTTGCCAATTTCTTCCTGCCAGCCCCAGTAATGAAATCCTTCCAGAACCTCATTATTTCCGCACCAAATAGCAATGCATGGATGATTCCGCAAACGGATAACATTATCCTTTATTTCTTCCTTTACATTCTGAAGGAATTCCCGGTCGGCCGGATACATGGCACAGGCAAACATAAAATCCTGCCATACCAGAATGCCGGCTTCATCGCACAGCTCATAAAAGTAATCGTCTTCATAATAAGCTCCGCCCCACACGCGCAGCATATTCATGTTGGCTTCCCTGCACGAATCTATCAATTGCTTGTATTGTTGGCGGGTAACTCTGTGCGGGAAAAAATCGGGAGGAACCCAGTTGGCGCCTTTCATAAATACCGGGATCCCGTTTACCCTGAAATAAAACGAAACTCCCTTTGCATCCGGTTCCTGGACAAGTTCAACAGTGCGGATGCCGGTTTTGATGGTCTTTTTTTGTACCCGCCGGGTTTCGTCTTCAAGAACCACCGAAATTTCATACAGGTGTGCCCGGCCAAGGCCATTGGGCCACCAACGTTTCGGCCTTTCTATAACAAATTCGATTTCTTCAGTCTGTTCTCCTTTCCGCATGGTCACTTCACTTCCGGCAAGCACGGTGTCGTTCAGCCATACCGAGAGAAAACAGCGGCCGCGATAAGCCCCCTTCAGGATGATTTCTGCTTTGATCAAAGCTCTTTCTTCTGTAACGCTGGCGGGTACAATATGAACATGCTCTATTGTGGCGGTATTCCAGCCGTTGAGATAAACAGGCCTCCAGATGCCGCAACCCACAAGCCGCGGACACCAGTCCCATCCAAATGTATAGGGAACACGACGAACAAAGGGACTAACCTTTGTCTCACTTTTTTCGTTATTGGCCGGGTAAGTTAACTGGGCCAGCCGGAGGTATTTTTCCCCTGTTTTGACGGGCGACTGAAAATGGATCAGAAGGATGTTTTCCCCCACTTTCAGGTGCTGTTTGACTTCCGCCTTCCATTGCCTGTACATATTGCACGTATGAAGCACAGGAATGTTGTTGAGCGAAACGTTCGCAAAAGTGTCGAGCCCCTCAAAAACCAGTTCAATCTGATCCCTTTCCAGCATCTCCTCATCAACCGTAAACCGGCAGGAATATTCCCAGTCCTCATTTTCAACCCACTGGGATGCTAAAAATTGTTGACGGAAAAAGGGATCAGGAATTTTTCCGTTGCTGAGCAGATCCGTGTGAACCGATCCGGGCACTGTGGCGGGCAGCCATTCTATGTCGCCTTTTTTTCTGAATACCCAGTTCTGGTGCAAAAACAATTGACGGATCATGGTGGCAGGGTTATCGGTGAAAACTCTCTCCTATAAACTTAAGAGCGTCTGTAATTCCTGTTCTCCAGTATTCCCAGCTGTGCCCTCCGTTTCTGACTCTGTATTCATGCGGTATATTGCGATCTCTCAGCAGGATGTGAAGGGTTGAATTGCCTTTATACAGGAAATCGTCATCGCCGCAGTCAATCCAGTACCGAACGTCCTTTTTCTTGTCGTCCGGCAACTGACTGAACAGGGCAATAACGCTGTTTTTGTACCAGTGTGGAGTGAGCCTGTCGGAGGGAGATGCAGTATAGCGGTTTGTAAAAAAACTCTTGTATTCTTCTTCAGACATATTTTTTATCTCTTCATCGGTCATGACTGCGGCACTCAGCGCCGCGCAGGCAGCAAATGTTTCCGGATGATGCAGGCTCCAGACCAGGCTGCCGTATCCTCCCATGGAAAGGCCCGCAACACCGCGAAACTCCTTTTCGGGCCGGGTACGGAATGTGGCATCAATGTAAGGAATAAACTCACTGAAAATCATATCCTCATATCGGTCTTTTCCCTGAACATCATTGATATACCAGGTGATTTTTCCATCCGGCATAACAATAATCATAGGCGGAATGGTGCCCTCTGCAATGGCCTTGTCGGCGGCATGCTGTACTTCTCCAAACTGAATCCAGCCCCATTCTTTGTCAGAATATCCGTGAAGCAAATATACCACAGGATAGCGGCGTTCCGACAACTGATAATCAGGAGGAAGATAAACGGCAAAATGCACCGCACTGTTCAGAATTTTGCTTGGCATCGATTGATTTTCCATTACTTTTCCGTGCAAAACATCTTGCCCGCTGGAGAGGAAAATAAAAGTGAACGTACAGGAAATGATTAGCAATAATTTTTTCATAGGATGTATGTTTTTGGTTAGCTCTCAATTCGTGACTTCCATATTCCGGCAGGGTGTGATGTTGAAACCCACAGGTTTTCCAAACAAAAACACCTTTTTATAAAACATGTGGGTTCCATCATGCCATTGAAAATTAATTGTAAATGATGAAAAAATTTGTTCATTGGTTTGTCGATTCGGGCTTTATTTTTCGGGTCCATATTTTTCCGGCATATGGCAGGGCTCTTTTCAATGCGTATCGCCAGTATTGCCAGGAATGGGTGCCTTCAAAAACGGCCGTTTCGCAAGGAACGTTGTGCTTTTCGAGCAAGGAGGCGAACAGTCTGTTCGATGTGTAAAAATAATCATCTTTGCCGCAATCGAGATAGAAAGAAAGCTGTTTTAAAGTATCTTCCGGGATCTGATCCAGAAGCAGGAAAGGATTATTTTCCTGCCAGTGAGCTGTTATTCGCTGGCTGGGAGCATCGTTGCGGCAGGAAAATACAGGTTTCAGGTTATTTTTCCATTGTGTTTCATCGGTTTTAAGCAGATCATCGTCTGTTCTCAGGGCAGCGCTCATGGCCAGTACAAGGTGGAATATGTCCGGATGTTTCAGGGCAAGGACTATTGCTCCGTAACCGCCCATGGATAATCCCCCGATGGCTCTGTGATTGGGATTGCGGCTGATATGATACTGTGCTTCGATATAAGGAATGAATTCCATGAGAAACATATCCTCCCATCTGTACTTTCCTCTGCAGTCATTAATGTTCCACGATGTTCCTGCGTCGGGTAATACAATCACCGCAGGAGGAAGAAACCCGCTCCGGATCGAAAAATCAGCAGTTTCTTTCAGGTTTCCTTCCGTAATCCACGTCCTGTGATGACTCCCAAAACCATGAAGAAGATACAGAACAGGATACTGTTTTTCTGACGAAGGAAAACCAGGAGGAAGATAAACGGCATAGGAAATTTCAGACCGGAGAATTTTGCTTTTGAAAACCAGGTTGTCAATAATAATGCTGTTCTTATCCTGCGCTTTAAGGGAAGTGAGGAAGTTCATACCTGGCAACAAAAGGCTCAGAAGAGCCATCTGTACTGCAAAATGCCGTTTCATTTTATTACAACATCAATTTGCTCATCGTTCAGTGTGATGTATGCGAAATGACCTTGTTTGAAAGGACCGGGATTGACAAGGATGGTATTTCCGATTCTGTCAGTCCCTGCTGATTCATGAATGTGTCCGCATAAACAGAGAAGAGGACTCGTAAGTTCAATAAATTCCCTGATGGACTGACTACCCGTGTGAACAAGTTTCATGGCTTTATCGGTGCGGGTTCCATAGGGTGGCTGGTGGGTAACCAGAACGAACTTTTTGGGTTTGCCGGCATTTTCATACGTTTCCTCAAGCCAGTTTTTGTAAAGGTTATCGCTGTATTCTGAAGGGGTTGTGCCCGGGCAGGGAAGGGAACCTCCGACACCGAGGAAAGTTACCTCCTGAATTATCCGGAACTTCCTGTGAAGGCTGATGTTTTGCGAAACCAGAAATTGCTCGACTCCCGGTTTGTCGCAGTTTCCGTGCAAAGCAAGAACATGCGGAAACATGGTTCTGACAGCATCAACAATTTTTTTCGCTTCAGGTTCCTCTCCAAAGTGCGTGATGTCGCCTGTGAGCAGAACCATGTCAGGCCGAAGGGGGTTACCCTCCCATTGACTGAGGAAGATTACATTGCCATGCAGGTCGGTCAGATGAAGAACAGAGAATTGCATAATCAATCAGATATCAATTCCCATAAGTGTTTTTAAAGCAAATCCAATGCCGAAAGAAAGGGCGGCAACACCGAGACTGACAAAGGTCATTTCCAGAAAACGCTTCCTGAAAGGGATGTCAGTGGCTACTGACAAATAGTAATTGAACAACCATATGATGATTACCGCCGTTGTCAGGGTTATTATCAGACTTATTATGGGCGTTGAAAGCAAAAGAAAGGGCAGTATGAGCAAAAGCACCGTGAAAATGTAAGCAATGCCTGTGTACAGCGCTGCCTTACCAGCTTTCTCTCCTGCATTTTCAGCCTTGTTCGACAGGTATTCCGATGCTGCCAT
The sequence above is a segment of the Bacteroidales bacterium genome. Coding sequences within it:
- a CDS encoding glycoside hydrolase family 2 protein, whose amino-acid sequence is MIRQLFLHQNWVFRKKGDIEWLPATVPGSVHTDLLSNGKIPDPFFRQQFLASQWVENEDWEYSCRFTVDEEMLERDQIELVFEGLDTFANVSLNNIPVLHTCNMYRQWKAEVKQHLKVGENILLIHFQSPVKTGEKYLRLAQLTYPANNEKSETKVSPFVRRVPYTFGWDWCPRLVGCGIWRPVYLNGWNTATIEHVHIVPASVTEERALIKAEIILKGAYRGRCFLSVWLNDTVLAGSEVTMRKGEQTEEIEFVIERPKRWWPNGLGRAHLYEISVVLEDETRRVQKKTIKTGIRTVELVQEPDAKGVSFYFRVNGIPVFMKGANWVPPDFFPHRVTRQQYKQLIDSCREANMNMLRVWGGAYYEDDYFYELCDEAGILVWQDFMFACAMYPADREFLQNVKEEIKDNVIRLRNHPCIAIWCGNNEVLEGFHYWGWQEEIGKPFVKKAFDEYKKLFHETIPSVLEKYDPERPYRPSSPSSFMLGPPELTSGDFHYWEIIKKDIPLSSYTSNVGRFMSEYGFKSYPALETIKQYALPEDYDPRSEVMEAHQGWPGGRELVERHLLEEFRPPKDFESFVYLSQLMQSLALKTAIEAHRKAKPSCMGSLYWQLDDCWPCASWSGIDYYGNYKAIQYHLKNYFAPVLIIPSADKKKIEITIVSDLPHTISATLQVQLIDFDGIIKKSFRSQLRSGSGVSRSCFQQPILEWTRDIDLRYTVLHIALTEKLRLLSEKLFFLVPVSQLELPDPKIRAEFEPVASGTRIILNTSGFAKNVFIACSLPQTRFSDNFFDMLPGEEKEVLAFHSLVSEAPESAFRILTVRDTYCS
- a CDS encoding esterase family protein, yielding MPSKILNSAVHFAVYLPPDYQLSERRYPVVYLLHGYSDKEWGWIQFGEVQHAADKAIAEGTIPPMIIVMPDGKITWYINDVQGKDRYEDMIFSEFIPYIDATFRTRPEKEFRGVAGLSMGGYGSLVWSLHHPETFAACAALSAAVMTDEEIKNMSEEEYKSFFTNRYTASPSDRLTPHWYKNSVIALFSQLPDDKKKDVRYWIDCGDDDFLYKGNSTLHILLRDRNIPHEYRVRNGGHSWEYWRTGITDALKFIGESFHR
- a CDS encoding esterase family protein, translated to MKRHFAVQMALLSLLLPGMNFLTSLKAQDKNSIIIDNLVFKSKILRSEISYAVYLPPGFPSSEKQYPVLYLLHGFGSHHRTWITEGNLKETADFSIRSGFLPPAVIVLPDAGTSWNINDCRGKYRWEDMFLMEFIPYIEAQYHISRNPNHRAIGGLSMGGYGAIVLALKHPDIFHLVLAMSAALRTDDDLLKTDETQWKNNLKPVFSCRNDAPSQRITAHWQENNPFLLLDQIPEDTLKQLSFYLDCGKDDYFYTSNRLFASLLEKHNVPCETAVFEGTHSWQYWRYALKRALPYAGKIWTRKIKPESTNQ